A genomic stretch from Sphingobacterium sp. ML3W includes:
- a CDS encoding DUF6850 family outer membrane beta-barrel protein, with translation MRNIFSVIFLVSLFTLSRAQSKKDSVYSYTIDHHLVERSLLRPAFLQRDSLKSYGDVRVAYQMNKGGFRKAQQAYNGGTTSFQANGFNRLGKFLLGAKFTFNSIREDSLANSLRSGLEDLSPYYPYANKSGDYQRQNYQLNASLGYELAHSVQPFLQVDYHRHWSAGTVDPRLKSNRFTLKVKPGVTLNFSKSTFGVYGIIGRADENVSLLYKNMDFQSSNLYPDRMYYMNYGYGTARQKDTTRINFKYDNYKGVGIQYLKKLYGWHTRTEIEYQQYHNTNQNYSKKSVLYSSPLAIYDQNTIKFFVDAIKYNGDQGQQLLIFDGEYNKGVDGNKLTTGSLNKVNYKVSTLFLTGQYVKLWDRHHQLAKELGFLVTYYTENRKDLLQAIDFEVGQMRVEPSLRLYLQKSSTKLIQFAFAAYATIPTETAFEYSPLSINTFIQNVVFGDYYYYRTQYLGTKFGVEYKDRFWGNNLAFYAKLDLRKSSGTVELKDDIKPKFLSTGNRINMEIGIRLSL, from the coding sequence ATGCGGAACATTTTTTCTGTGATATTTTTGGTTTCCCTTTTTACATTGAGCAGAGCTCAAAGTAAAAAGGATTCTGTTTATAGTTATACCATTGATCATCATTTAGTTGAACGTAGTCTTTTGAGACCCGCTTTTCTTCAAAGAGATTCATTGAAGTCTTATGGTGATGTTCGAGTTGCTTATCAAATGAATAAGGGAGGATTTCGAAAGGCCCAACAAGCCTACAACGGTGGGACAACAAGTTTTCAAGCCAACGGATTCAATCGTTTGGGAAAGTTCTTATTGGGAGCAAAATTTACGTTCAACTCCATACGCGAAGATAGTTTGGCAAATAGCCTTCGTTCCGGATTAGAAGATTTAAGCCCCTATTATCCTTACGCGAATAAAAGTGGAGACTATCAGCGTCAAAATTATCAGCTAAACGCTTCACTCGGATATGAATTAGCTCATTCAGTACAGCCATTTCTCCAAGTGGATTACCATCGGCATTGGAGTGCAGGTACAGTGGATCCGCGCTTAAAATCTAATAGATTTACCTTGAAAGTCAAACCTGGTGTTACCTTAAATTTTTCGAAAAGCACATTTGGGGTATATGGAATAATTGGGCGTGCAGATGAAAATGTTTCCTTATTATACAAAAACATGGATTTTCAATCTTCAAATCTGTATCCAGATCGAATGTATTATATGAATTATGGATACGGGACGGCACGTCAAAAAGATACGACAAGAATTAATTTTAAATACGATAACTATAAAGGGGTAGGGATTCAGTACCTTAAAAAGCTTTATGGCTGGCATACCAGAACAGAAATAGAATATCAACAATATCACAATACAAACCAAAATTATTCTAAGAAGTCTGTTCTTTATAGCAGCCCTTTGGCTATTTATGATCAAAATACTATTAAATTTTTTGTAGATGCAATCAAATATAATGGTGATCAGGGGCAGCAATTATTGATTTTCGATGGCGAATATAATAAAGGTGTTGATGGAAACAAATTGACTACGGGTAGCCTAAATAAAGTCAATTATAAAGTTAGCACTCTTTTCCTTACAGGACAATATGTTAAGCTTTGGGATCGACATCATCAGTTAGCCAAGGAATTAGGTTTTCTTGTTACCTACTATACAGAAAATAGAAAAGATCTCTTGCAGGCGATCGACTTTGAAGTAGGACAAATGCGTGTTGAGCCCTCTCTAAGATTATATTTGCAAAAAAGCAGCACGAAACTTATACAGTTTGCATTTGCGGCTTATGCGACCATTCCGACAGAAACCGCATTTGAATATAGTCCCTTATCTATAAACACCTTTATTCAAAACGTTGTTTTTGGAGATTATTACTATTATAGGACCCAATACTTAGGTACAAAATTTGGTGTAGAATATAAGGACCGCTTTTGGGGAAACAACCTTGCCTTTTATGCAAAGTTAGACCTCCGAAAATCTTCAGGTACTGTTGAATTAAAAGATGATATAAAACCTAAATTTCTTTCGACTGGAAATAGGATAAATATGGAAATTGGAATTCGGCTTTCTTTATAA
- a CDS encoding cytochrome c peroxidase: MKKHFAVFVSIIGLVGLLSMKDQQKALFEELQLLYRRPISEWPKPTIDTGVSWKEFSSLPKVDTSYFSLMEKPDVKLGKYLFFDPILSGSNQISCSSCHNPQTSWADKLTVPVGNDHLEGTRNTPSLLNVYARKELFWDGRSKSLEEQALGPIEAHHEMDMDLTKLIPKLKAIPAYNKLFLAAFGEDDYSMPEVLKALGAFQRTLTSRRSRFDEFLDGNYKVLSEQEVRGLHLFRTKARCMNCHNGQFFTDDAYHNIGLTYYKRKYQDLGRYEITKDPADVGRFRTPSLRDVMNTDPWMHNGLFWNMTGLLNMYNSGMQMNSAKPEQKAKDAFYPVTDPLMQPLNLSKEEIKDIEAFLHAITATSYRMRRPESLPR; encoded by the coding sequence ATGAAAAAACATTTTGCAGTATTTGTCAGTATCATTGGACTTGTTGGTTTACTTTCCATGAAAGATCAACAAAAAGCATTGTTTGAAGAACTGCAGTTGCTTTATCGAAGACCAATAAGCGAGTGGCCTAAGCCGACGATTGATACTGGTGTCAGCTGGAAGGAATTTTCATCATTGCCTAAGGTTGATACAAGTTATTTTTCTTTGATGGAAAAGCCGGATGTCAAGCTGGGAAAATATCTTTTCTTTGATCCGATTCTGTCTGGTAGCAATCAGATCTCCTGTAGCAGCTGTCACAATCCCCAGACATCATGGGCTGATAAATTGACGGTCCCGGTTGGCAATGATCATCTGGAGGGGACACGTAACACACCATCACTACTGAATGTGTACGCGCGGAAAGAATTGTTCTGGGATGGAAGATCCAAGTCGCTGGAAGAACAGGCTTTGGGGCCTATTGAAGCACATCATGAAATGGACATGGATCTAACCAAATTGATTCCAAAATTGAAAGCTATCCCGGCCTATAACAAGCTGTTTCTAGCAGCATTTGGAGAGGACGATTATTCCATGCCAGAGGTTTTAAAGGCCTTAGGTGCTTTTCAACGGACTTTAACAAGTAGACGTAGTCGCTTTGACGAGTTTTTGGATGGTAATTATAAGGTGTTGTCCGAGCAAGAGGTACGTGGATTACATCTCTTCCGTACAAAAGCGAGATGTATGAATTGTCACAATGGTCAGTTTTTTACGGATGACGCTTATCATAACATCGGACTGACTTATTACAAGCGTAAATATCAAGACCTGGGTAGGTATGAGATTACCAAAGATCCTGCGGATGTAGGTCGTTTTAGGACACCTTCGCTGCGGGACGTGATGAATACCGATCCGTGGATGCACAATGGATTATTCTGGAATATGACAGGATTGCTGAACATGTATAACAGTGGGATGCAGATGAACTCCGCGAAGCCAGAACAGAAGGCCAAAGATGCATTTTATCCGGTTACAGACCCTTTAATGCAACCTTTGAATCTTAGTAAAGAGGAAATAAAAGATATCGAGGCATTTTTACATGCCATCACAGCAACTTCCTATCGGATGCGACGTCCTGAAAGTTTGCCGCGGTAG
- a CDS encoding DUF4876 domain-containing protein translates to MKQNYILLFFYLILALFGGCKKDIDEVQPINVNVQLTVNPEEVWFEVPYDKAEITLINKGNSSSYKIQADAKGKIALNNIAPGNYSINVSLAISAEEYTKLTGVNRTSIFYLNYALADKALFANEDFNISLVTSEPVGGFVIKQIYYAGSDTKDAALNRDNFIEIYNNSDEMLYADSLLVVLAYGKPNNKTDEYSLSNNQYDWSKSINMTVSNNANEDYVYAKGIFMIPSDGTGKKYPVESGKSIIIAGSALNHAGSYTDNNGKIIGAQRPELTVDLSKADFEVWLYPYEQKIQPGRTIFSNDVDNPSVTNLEVFLALSMRDMYFPPQARESFVLMKVDGTFDLNNIPSFAIPTVRTVTTSTVRYAQMPTRFILDAVEIQDPVVADQIPRRLPQKFDAGAISVPGGAYSSQSVVRKTERKIGNRRILKDTNNSSNDFGVLQRANPTKTDASFID, encoded by the coding sequence ATGAAACAGAATTATATTCTACTATTTTTCTACTTAATACTAGCCCTCTTTGGAGGCTGTAAAAAAGATATTGACGAAGTACAACCCATAAACGTGAACGTACAGCTAACGGTAAACCCTGAGGAGGTTTGGTTTGAGGTACCTTACGACAAGGCCGAAATTACGTTGATAAATAAAGGTAATAGCAGTTCCTACAAAATTCAAGCAGATGCAAAAGGTAAAATTGCATTGAATAATATTGCTCCAGGTAATTATAGTATCAATGTCTCTCTGGCAATCTCAGCAGAAGAATATACCAAATTGACGGGGGTAAATCGCACATCTATTTTTTATCTAAACTATGCTTTGGCTGATAAGGCATTGTTTGCTAATGAGGACTTTAATATTAGCTTAGTGACCAGTGAACCTGTGGGTGGTTTTGTTATTAAACAGATCTATTATGCAGGATCAGATACTAAGGATGCAGCTCTTAACCGGGATAATTTTATTGAAATTTATAATAACTCGGATGAAATGTTGTATGCGGATAGCTTACTTGTGGTATTAGCATATGGAAAACCGAATAATAAAACAGATGAATATTCACTAAGCAACAATCAGTATGATTGGAGCAAGTCTATCAATATGACAGTGTCTAATAATGCCAATGAAGATTATGTCTATGCCAAAGGAATATTTATGATTCCAAGTGATGGGACGGGTAAAAAATATCCTGTCGAATCGGGAAAAAGTATAATTATCGCTGGTTCGGCCTTAAATCACGCTGGTTCGTATACCGACAACAACGGGAAAATAATTGGTGCTCAGCGACCTGAACTTACAGTGGATTTGAGTAAAGCTGATTTTGAAGTCTGGTTGTATCCTTATGAACAGAAAATTCAGCCAGGGCGAACGATATTTTCGAATGACGTAGATAATCCATCCGTTACAAACTTAGAGGTTTTTCTCGCCCTAAGTATGCGTGATATGTATTTTCCACCGCAGGCTAGAGAGTCTTTTGTATTGATGAAAGTCGATGGAACCTTTGATTTAAATAATATTCCGTCATTTGCGATTCCAACTGTAAGAACTGTTACAACGAGTACTGTGCGTTATGCTCAAATGCCGACAAGGTTTATCTTGGATGCTGTTGAAATTCAGGATCCCGTTGTAGCCGATCAAATTCCACGTCGTTTACCACAAAAGTTTGATGCAGGAGCAATATCTGTACCTGGAGGAGCTTACTCTAGTCAGTCCGTCGTCCGTAAGACCGAAAGGAAAATTGGGAATAGACGTATTCTTAAAGATACAAACAATTCGTCAAATGATTTTGGTGTGCTACAACGTGCCAATCCAACCAAAACAGACGCATCATTTATAGATTAG
- a CDS encoding glycine betaine/L-proline ABC transporter ATP-binding protein, whose product MDKTRKVKVKVEDLTIVFGKQKKQALKLLDEGFSKKEILEKTACTIGINKANFEIYEGEFFVIMGLSGSGKSTLLRCLNRLNEPTSGKVFVNDEDITGKNNKELLEVRRTEMSMVFQKFGLLPHHTVLSNAAFGLEIRGEDKESREAKAQKALDIVGLNGFEQQLPAQLSGGMQQRVGLARALANDPEVLLMDEAFSALDPLIKAEMQDQLLELQDTLQKTIVFITHDLDEAIKLGDRIVIMKDGVIEQIGTAEDILTNPASDYVKAFVEKVDRKAIITAGSLMFEKPTVVRFKKDGPEGALRKMRASGIDILPVVDVHDHFFGFVHINEVIQSAKRKEPTVEAIIHANVPTVSKEVTVEEMLPLISEVRSPIAVVNEHNRLLGIVTQTSLIIEATKYNEEEIIELKEQANNQ is encoded by the coding sequence ATGGATAAAACTAGAAAGGTAAAGGTAAAAGTTGAAGATTTAACCATTGTTTTTGGTAAACAAAAAAAACAAGCTTTGAAATTATTGGACGAGGGGTTTTCGAAGAAAGAAATATTGGAAAAGACGGCTTGTACAATAGGAATTAACAAAGCAAATTTCGAAATCTATGAGGGTGAGTTTTTTGTGATTATGGGGCTTTCGGGAAGCGGCAAATCGACCTTACTTCGTTGTTTAAACCGATTGAATGAGCCTACCTCAGGAAAGGTATTTGTCAATGACGAAGATATTACCGGGAAAAATAATAAAGAGCTTTTGGAAGTGCGCAGGACAGAAATGAGTATGGTCTTTCAAAAATTCGGCTTGCTGCCACACCACACTGTACTGAGTAATGCTGCATTTGGATTGGAAATAAGAGGTGAGGACAAAGAATCACGTGAGGCAAAAGCACAAAAGGCTCTTGATATTGTTGGATTGAACGGCTTTGAACAGCAGCTGCCAGCTCAACTTTCCGGCGGGATGCAGCAACGCGTAGGATTGGCTCGGGCTTTGGCCAATGATCCTGAAGTGTTACTGATGGATGAAGCGTTTTCGGCACTGGACCCGCTAATCAAAGCTGAAATGCAGGATCAGCTGCTTGAACTGCAGGACACGCTACAGAAAACTATTGTCTTTATTACACATGACCTTGATGAAGCCATCAAATTGGGTGATCGTATCGTCATTATGAAAGACGGAGTAATTGAACAGATTGGTACTGCAGAGGATATTCTGACGAACCCAGCAAGTGATTATGTAAAAGCTTTTGTCGAAAAAGTGGATCGGAAAGCAATTATTACCGCAGGCTCCCTGATGTTTGAAAAACCGACTGTTGTACGATTCAAAAAAGATGGTCCCGAGGGTGCTCTGCGCAAAATGCGTGCTTCAGGTATAGATATATTACCTGTCGTGGATGTGCATGATCATTTTTTTGGTTTTGTCCATATTAATGAAGTGATCCAGTCGGCCAAACGCAAAGAACCGACCGTTGAGGCCATCATTCACGCAAATGTTCCTACCGTATCAAAAGAAGTGACTGTGGAAGAAATGTTACCTCTGATATCAGAAGTACGATCGCCCATTGCTGTGGTCAATGAACACAACCGTTTACTGGGAATCGTAACCCAGACTTCATTAATTATTGAGGCGACCAAATACAACGAAGAGGAAATCATAGAATTAAAAGAGCAAGCAAATAATCAATAG